The Oryza glaberrima chromosome 9, OglaRS2, whole genome shotgun sequence genome includes a window with the following:
- the LOC127784420 gene encoding protein ACCELERATED CELL DEATH 6-like isoform X6: MKPPRPARPFSQRQILKLAADRDIRVGSPARRRRSPVKMMVVGTAATSNALGESSMDKCVPEAKVTNDTGLEGSKDKAGSRTTSAAMAPEWLKATMSGDATSIHDMASQDPNVLLITTAAGNTCLHISCAQGHEEFCKAVVALNPSVLAAVNADNETPLITAAKRGGRASLSIASLLLKLCQCHQLSKAITQKDKKGCNALHHAIRSGDSKLALELIKAEPALSRVSNNDEESPLFIAAVRNLTDVVGKLLEISDAAHGGSGKQNALHAAVRNGNPDIAKRIMEVHPWMAREEIGDDKPAATPTWRAVNDGKIDVVTVLLKYDPSLGYLMNREGSSLLCTAGRNGHVAVARELLKHCPDTPYCSETGWTCLHAAAYSDRIEFVRFVLGSEQLRHLVNIQDKYGRTALHLAAEKLNSRIISALLLHQGIDVTLLNNDGQTATSVLTEALASRKDDDIDHIW; this comes from the exons ATGGTCGTCGGTACAGCTGCAACTAGTAATGCCTTAGGAGAATCAAGTATGGACAAGTGTGTCCCGGAAGCAAAGGTAACCAATGATACCGGATTAGAAGGATCCAAAGATAAAGCTGGCAGCAGAACTACTTCAGCAGCAATGGCCCCAGAATGGCTGAAAGCAACGATGTCTGGTGATGCAACATCAATCCACGACATGGCTTCACAGGATCCAAACGTGCTGCTTATAACAACCGCGGCCGGCAACACCTGCCTCCACATATCCTGCGCCCAGGGTCACGAGGAGTTCTGCAAGGCTGTAGTGGCGTTGAACCCGTCTGTCCTCGCTGCCGTCAACGCAGACAATGAAACACCCCTCATCACAGCCGCCAAACGTGGTGGCCGTGCTTCCTTATCAATAGCTTCCCTTTTGCTAAAGCTTTGCCAATGTCACCAGCTGAGCAAGGCAATCACACAGAAAGACAAGAAAGGATGCAACGCACTGCACCACGCCATCCGCAGCGGCGACAGCAAGCTCGCGCTGGAGCTCATCAAGGCGGAGCCAGCATTGTCGCGAGTTTCCAACAACGACGAAGAGTCACCCTTGTTCATTGCAGCGGTGAGGAATCTTACAGATGTCGTCGGGAAACTGTTGGAGATTTCTGATGCTGCTCATGGGGGATCTGGTAAGCAAAATGCTCTGCATGCCGCCGTGAGAAATGGCAATCCAG ATATTGCTAAAAGGATTATGGAGGTACATCCTTGGATGGCCAGAGAAGAGATTGGTGATGACAAGCCTGCAGCTACTCCAACGTGGCGAGCAGTAAATGATGGCAAGATCGATGTCGTAACAGTACTGTTGAAATATGATCCGTCTCTAGGGTATCTAATGAACAGAGAAGGCAGTAGTCTTCTTTGTACCGCCGGACGTAACGGCCATGTTGCTGTTGCTCGAGAGCTTCTTAAGCATTGTCCAGATACTCCATACTGCAGCGAAACAGGCTGGACGTGTCTTCACGCAGCTGCATACTCTGATCGCATAGAGTTTGTTCGGTTTGTTCTGGGGTCAGAACAACTACGGCATCTCGTTAACATCCAAGATAAATACGGACGAACTGCTCTGCATCTCGCAGCAGAGAAGCTTAATTCGAGGATAATTTCTGCTTTATTGCTTCACCAAGGCATAGACGTCACACTGCTTAACAACGACGGTCAGACGGCCACCTCGGTTTTAACTGAAGCTTTAGCTAGCAGAAAGGACGATGACATCGACCACATCTGG TAA
- the LOC127784420 gene encoding protein ACCELERATED CELL DEATH 6-like isoform X5: MKPPRPARPFSQRQILKLAADRDIRVGSPARRRRSPVKMMVVGTAATSNALGESSMDKCVPEAKVTNDTGLEGSKDKAGSRTTSAAMAPEWLKATMSGDATSIHDMASQDPNVLLITTAAGNTCLHISCAQGHEEFCKAVVALNPSVLAAVNADNETPLITAAKRGGRASLSIASLLLKLCQCHQLSKAITQKDKKGCNALHHAIRSGDSKLALELIKAEPALSRVSNNDEESPLFIAAVRNLTDVVGKLLEISDAAHGGSGKQNALHAAVRNGNPDIAKRIMEVHPWMAREEIGDDKPAATPTWRAVNDGKIDVVTVLLKYDPSLGYLMNREGSSLLCTAGRNGHVAVARELLKHCPDTPYCSETGWTCLHAAAYSDRIEFVRFVLGSEQLRHLVNIQDKYGRTALHLAAEKLNSRIISALLLHQGIDVTLLNNDGQTATSVLTEALASRKDDDIDHIWSVDAKNIHWPGRSA, from the exons ATGGTCGTCGGTACAGCTGCAACTAGTAATGCCTTAGGAGAATCAAGTATGGACAAGTGTGTCCCGGAAGCAAAGGTAACCAATGATACCGGATTAGAAGGATCCAAAGATAAAGCTGGCAGCAGAACTACTTCAGCAGCAATGGCCCCAGAATGGCTGAAAGCAACGATGTCTGGTGATGCAACATCAATCCACGACATGGCTTCACAGGATCCAAACGTGCTGCTTATAACAACCGCGGCCGGCAACACCTGCCTCCACATATCCTGCGCCCAGGGTCACGAGGAGTTCTGCAAGGCTGTAGTGGCGTTGAACCCGTCTGTCCTCGCTGCCGTCAACGCAGACAATGAAACACCCCTCATCACAGCCGCCAAACGTGGTGGCCGTGCTTCCTTATCAATAGCTTCCCTTTTGCTAAAGCTTTGCCAATGTCACCAGCTGAGCAAGGCAATCACACAGAAAGACAAGAAAGGATGCAACGCACTGCACCACGCCATCCGCAGCGGCGACAGCAAGCTCGCGCTGGAGCTCATCAAGGCGGAGCCAGCATTGTCGCGAGTTTCCAACAACGACGAAGAGTCACCCTTGTTCATTGCAGCGGTGAGGAATCTTACAGATGTCGTCGGGAAACTGTTGGAGATTTCTGATGCTGCTCATGGGGGATCTGGTAAGCAAAATGCTCTGCATGCCGCCGTGAGAAATGGCAATCCAG ATATTGCTAAAAGGATTATGGAGGTACATCCTTGGATGGCCAGAGAAGAGATTGGTGATGACAAGCCTGCAGCTACTCCAACGTGGCGAGCAGTAAATGATGGCAAGATCGATGTCGTAACAGTACTGTTGAAATATGATCCGTCTCTAGGGTATCTAATGAACAGAGAAGGCAGTAGTCTTCTTTGTACCGCCGGACGTAACGGCCATGTTGCTGTTGCTCGAGAGCTTCTTAAGCATTGTCCAGATACTCCATACTGCAGCGAAACAGGCTGGACGTGTCTTCACGCAGCTGCATACTCTGATCGCATAGAGTTTGTTCGGTTTGTTCTGGGGTCAGAACAACTACGGCATCTCGTTAACATCCAAGATAAATACGGACGAACTGCTCTGCATCTCGCAGCAGAGAAGCTTAATTCGAGGATAATTTCTGCTTTATTGCTTCACCAAGGCATAGACGTCACACTGCTTAACAACGACGGTCAGACGGCCACCTCGGTTTTAACTGAAGCTTTAGCTAGCAGAAAGGACGATGACATCGACCACATCTGG tctgttgatgcgaaaaacatacactggcctggaagatctgcttaa
- the LOC127784420 gene encoding protein ACCELERATED CELL DEATH 6-like isoform X2, whose amino-acid sequence MMVVGTAATSNALGESSMDKCVPEAKVTNDTGLEGSKDKAGSRTTSAAMAPEWLKATMSGDATSIHDMASQDPNVLLITTAAGNTCLHISCAQGHEEFCKAVVALNPSVLAAVNADNETPLITAAKRGGRASLSIASLLLKLCQCHQLSKAITQKDKKGCNALHHAIRSGDSKLALELIKAEPALSRVSNNDEESPLFIAAVRNLTDVVGKLLEISDAAHGGSGKQNALHAAVRNGNPDIAKRIMEVHPWMAREEIGDDKPAATPTWRAVNDGKIDVVTVLLKYDPSLGYLMNREGSSLLCTAGRNGHVAVARELLKHCPDTPYCSETGWTCLHAAAYSDRIEFVRFVLGSEQLRHLVNIQDKYGRTALHLAAEKLNSRIISALLLHQGIDVTLLNNDGQTATSVLTEALASRKDDDIDHIWNLPKMTRNHRTQIASLFLWRKKRCILSTWVGPKQRSSNGQSRLAVLSGSASSSSCCPGPVTECGVP is encoded by the exons ATGGTCGTCGGTACAGCTGCAACTAGTAATGCCTTAGGAGAATCAAGTATGGACAAGTGTGTCCCGGAAGCAAAGGTAACCAATGATACCGGATTAGAAGGATCCAAAGATAAAGCTGGCAGCAGAACTACTTCAGCAGCAATGGCCCCAGAATGGCTGAAAGCAACGATGTCTGGTGATGCAACATCAATCCACGACATGGCTTCACAGGATCCAAACGTGCTGCTTATAACAACCGCGGCCGGCAACACCTGCCTCCACATATCCTGCGCCCAGGGTCACGAGGAGTTCTGCAAGGCTGTAGTGGCGTTGAACCCGTCTGTCCTCGCTGCCGTCAACGCAGACAATGAAACACCCCTCATCACAGCCGCCAAACGTGGTGGCCGTGCTTCCTTATCAATAGCTTCCCTTTTGCTAAAGCTTTGCCAATGTCACCAGCTGAGCAAGGCAATCACACAGAAAGACAAGAAAGGATGCAACGCACTGCACCACGCCATCCGCAGCGGCGACAGCAAGCTCGCGCTGGAGCTCATCAAGGCGGAGCCAGCATTGTCGCGAGTTTCCAACAACGACGAAGAGTCACCCTTGTTCATTGCAGCGGTGAGGAATCTTACAGATGTCGTCGGGAAACTGTTGGAGATTTCTGATGCTGCTCATGGGGGATCTGGTAAGCAAAATGCTCTGCATGCCGCCGTGAGAAATGGCAATCCAG ATATTGCTAAAAGGATTATGGAGGTACATCCTTGGATGGCCAGAGAAGAGATTGGTGATGACAAGCCTGCAGCTACTCCAACGTGGCGAGCAGTAAATGATGGCAAGATCGATGTCGTAACAGTACTGTTGAAATATGATCCGTCTCTAGGGTATCTAATGAACAGAGAAGGCAGTAGTCTTCTTTGTACCGCCGGACGTAACGGCCATGTTGCTGTTGCTCGAGAGCTTCTTAAGCATTGTCCAGATACTCCATACTGCAGCGAAACAGGCTGGACGTGTCTTCACGCAGCTGCATACTCTGATCGCATAGAGTTTGTTCGGTTTGTTCTGGGGTCAGAACAACTACGGCATCTCGTTAACATCCAAGATAAATACGGACGAACTGCTCTGCATCTCGCAGCAGAGAAGCTTAATTCGAGGATAATTTCTGCTTTATTGCTTCACCAAGGCATAGACGTCACACTGCTTAACAACGACGGTCAGACGGCCACCTCGGTTTTAACTGAAGCTTTAGCTAGCAGAAAGGACGATGACATCGACCACATCTGG AATCTTCCGAAGATGACACGTAACCACCGGACTCAGATCGCATCACTCTTTTTGTGGAGAAAGAAGAGATGTATTCTTTCCACTTGGGTTGGTCCCAAACAGCGTTCCAGCAATGGCCAAAG TCGCCTAGCAGTCCTCTCAGGTTCAGCATCGTCATCATCTTGTTGTCCTGGACCAGTTACTGAATGTGGGGTGCCTTGA
- the LOC127784420 gene encoding protein ACCELERATED CELL DEATH 6-like isoform X4, translated as MKPPRPARPFSQRQILKLAADRDIRVGSPARRRRSPVKMMVVGTAATSNALGESSMDKCVPEAKVTNDTGLEGSKDKAGSRTTSAAMAPEWLKATMSGDATSIHDMASQDPNVLLITTAAGNTCLHISCAQGHEEFCKAVVALNPSVLAAVNADNETPLITAAKRGGRASLSIASLLLKLCQCHQLSKAITQKDKKGCNALHHAIRSGDSKLALELIKAEPALSRVSNNDEESPLFIAAVRNLTDVVGKLLEISDAAHGGSGKQNALHAAVRNGNPDIAKRIMEVHPWMAREEIGDDKPAATPTWRAVNDGKIDVVTVLLKYDPSLGYLMNREGSSLLCTAGRNGHVAVARELLKHCPDTPYCSETGWTCLHAAAYSDRIEFVRFVLGSEQLRHLVNIQDKYGRTALHLAAEKLNSRIISALLLHQGIDVTLLNNDGQTATSVLTEALASRKDDDIDHIWSPSSPLRFSIVIILLSWTSY; from the exons ATGGTCGTCGGTACAGCTGCAACTAGTAATGCCTTAGGAGAATCAAGTATGGACAAGTGTGTCCCGGAAGCAAAGGTAACCAATGATACCGGATTAGAAGGATCCAAAGATAAAGCTGGCAGCAGAACTACTTCAGCAGCAATGGCCCCAGAATGGCTGAAAGCAACGATGTCTGGTGATGCAACATCAATCCACGACATGGCTTCACAGGATCCAAACGTGCTGCTTATAACAACCGCGGCCGGCAACACCTGCCTCCACATATCCTGCGCCCAGGGTCACGAGGAGTTCTGCAAGGCTGTAGTGGCGTTGAACCCGTCTGTCCTCGCTGCCGTCAACGCAGACAATGAAACACCCCTCATCACAGCCGCCAAACGTGGTGGCCGTGCTTCCTTATCAATAGCTTCCCTTTTGCTAAAGCTTTGCCAATGTCACCAGCTGAGCAAGGCAATCACACAGAAAGACAAGAAAGGATGCAACGCACTGCACCACGCCATCCGCAGCGGCGACAGCAAGCTCGCGCTGGAGCTCATCAAGGCGGAGCCAGCATTGTCGCGAGTTTCCAACAACGACGAAGAGTCACCCTTGTTCATTGCAGCGGTGAGGAATCTTACAGATGTCGTCGGGAAACTGTTGGAGATTTCTGATGCTGCTCATGGGGGATCTGGTAAGCAAAATGCTCTGCATGCCGCCGTGAGAAATGGCAATCCAG ATATTGCTAAAAGGATTATGGAGGTACATCCTTGGATGGCCAGAGAAGAGATTGGTGATGACAAGCCTGCAGCTACTCCAACGTGGCGAGCAGTAAATGATGGCAAGATCGATGTCGTAACAGTACTGTTGAAATATGATCCGTCTCTAGGGTATCTAATGAACAGAGAAGGCAGTAGTCTTCTTTGTACCGCCGGACGTAACGGCCATGTTGCTGTTGCTCGAGAGCTTCTTAAGCATTGTCCAGATACTCCATACTGCAGCGAAACAGGCTGGACGTGTCTTCACGCAGCTGCATACTCTGATCGCATAGAGTTTGTTCGGTTTGTTCTGGGGTCAGAACAACTACGGCATCTCGTTAACATCCAAGATAAATACGGACGAACTGCTCTGCATCTCGCAGCAGAGAAGCTTAATTCGAGGATAATTTCTGCTTTATTGCTTCACCAAGGCATAGACGTCACACTGCTTAACAACGACGGTCAGACGGCCACCTCGGTTTTAACTGAAGCTTTAGCTAGCAGAAAGGACGATGACATCGACCACATCTGG TCGCCTAGCAGTCCTCTCAGGTTCAGCATCGTCATCATCTTGTTGTCCTGGACCAGTTACTGA
- the LOC127784420 gene encoding protein ACCELERATED CELL DEATH 6-like isoform X3, whose product MVVGTAATSNALGESSMDKCVPEAKVTNDTGLEGSKDKAGSRTTSAAMAPEWLKATMSGDATSIHDMASQDPNVLLITTAAGNTCLHISCAQGHEEFCKAVVALNPSVLAAVNADNETPLITAAKRGGRASLSIASLLLKLCQCHQLSKAITQKDKKGCNALHHAIRSGDSKLALELIKAEPALSRVSNNDEESPLFIAAVRNLTDVVGKLLEISDAAHGGSGKQNALHAAVRNGNPDIAKRIMEVHPWMAREEIGDDKPAATPTWRAVNDGKIDVVTVLLKYDPSLGYLMNREGSSLLCTAGRNGHVAVARELLKHCPDTPYCSETGWTCLHAAAYSDRIEFVRFVLGSEQLRHLVNIQDKYGRTALHLAAEKLNSRIISALLLHQGIDVTLLNNDGQTATSVLTEALASRKDDDIDHIWNLPKMTRNHRTQIASLFLWRKKRCILSTWVGPKQRSSNGQSRLAVLSGSASSSSCCPGPVTECGVP is encoded by the exons ATGGTCGTCGGTACAGCTGCAACTAGTAATGCCTTAGGAGAATCAAGTATGGACAAGTGTGTCCCGGAAGCAAAGGTAACCAATGATACCGGATTAGAAGGATCCAAAGATAAAGCTGGCAGCAGAACTACTTCAGCAGCAATGGCCCCAGAATGGCTGAAAGCAACGATGTCTGGTGATGCAACATCAATCCACGACATGGCTTCACAGGATCCAAACGTGCTGCTTATAACAACCGCGGCCGGCAACACCTGCCTCCACATATCCTGCGCCCAGGGTCACGAGGAGTTCTGCAAGGCTGTAGTGGCGTTGAACCCGTCTGTCCTCGCTGCCGTCAACGCAGACAATGAAACACCCCTCATCACAGCCGCCAAACGTGGTGGCCGTGCTTCCTTATCAATAGCTTCCCTTTTGCTAAAGCTTTGCCAATGTCACCAGCTGAGCAAGGCAATCACACAGAAAGACAAGAAAGGATGCAACGCACTGCACCACGCCATCCGCAGCGGCGACAGCAAGCTCGCGCTGGAGCTCATCAAGGCGGAGCCAGCATTGTCGCGAGTTTCCAACAACGACGAAGAGTCACCCTTGTTCATTGCAGCGGTGAGGAATCTTACAGATGTCGTCGGGAAACTGTTGGAGATTTCTGATGCTGCTCATGGGGGATCTGGTAAGCAAAATGCTCTGCATGCCGCCGTGAGAAATGGCAATCCAG ATATTGCTAAAAGGATTATGGAGGTACATCCTTGGATGGCCAGAGAAGAGATTGGTGATGACAAGCCTGCAGCTACTCCAACGTGGCGAGCAGTAAATGATGGCAAGATCGATGTCGTAACAGTACTGTTGAAATATGATCCGTCTCTAGGGTATCTAATGAACAGAGAAGGCAGTAGTCTTCTTTGTACCGCCGGACGTAACGGCCATGTTGCTGTTGCTCGAGAGCTTCTTAAGCATTGTCCAGATACTCCATACTGCAGCGAAACAGGCTGGACGTGTCTTCACGCAGCTGCATACTCTGATCGCATAGAGTTTGTTCGGTTTGTTCTGGGGTCAGAACAACTACGGCATCTCGTTAACATCCAAGATAAATACGGACGAACTGCTCTGCATCTCGCAGCAGAGAAGCTTAATTCGAGGATAATTTCTGCTTTATTGCTTCACCAAGGCATAGACGTCACACTGCTTAACAACGACGGTCAGACGGCCACCTCGGTTTTAACTGAAGCTTTAGCTAGCAGAAAGGACGATGACATCGACCACATCTGG AATCTTCCGAAGATGACACGTAACCACCGGACTCAGATCGCATCACTCTTTTTGTGGAGAAAGAAGAGATGTATTCTTTCCACTTGGGTTGGTCCCAAACAGCGTTCCAGCAATGGCCAAAG TCGCCTAGCAGTCCTCTCAGGTTCAGCATCGTCATCATCTTGTTGTCCTGGACCAGTTACTGAATGTGGGGTGCCTTGA
- the LOC127784420 gene encoding protein ACCELERATED CELL DEATH 6-like isoform X1, producing the protein MKPPRPARPFSQRQILKLAADRDIRVGSPARRRRSPVKMMVVGTAATSNALGESSMDKCVPEAKVTNDTGLEGSKDKAGSRTTSAAMAPEWLKATMSGDATSIHDMASQDPNVLLITTAAGNTCLHISCAQGHEEFCKAVVALNPSVLAAVNADNETPLITAAKRGGRASLSIASLLLKLCQCHQLSKAITQKDKKGCNALHHAIRSGDSKLALELIKAEPALSRVSNNDEESPLFIAAVRNLTDVVGKLLEISDAAHGGSGKQNALHAAVRNGNPDIAKRIMEVHPWMAREEIGDDKPAATPTWRAVNDGKIDVVTVLLKYDPSLGYLMNREGSSLLCTAGRNGHVAVARELLKHCPDTPYCSETGWTCLHAAAYSDRIEFVRFVLGSEQLRHLVNIQDKYGRTALHLAAEKLNSRIISALLLHQGIDVTLLNNDGQTATSVLTEALASRKDDDIDHIWNLPKMTRNHRTQIASLFLWRKKRCILSTWVGPKQRSSNGQSRLAVLSGSASSSSCCPGPVTECGVP; encoded by the exons ATGGTCGTCGGTACAGCTGCAACTAGTAATGCCTTAGGAGAATCAAGTATGGACAAGTGTGTCCCGGAAGCAAAGGTAACCAATGATACCGGATTAGAAGGATCCAAAGATAAAGCTGGCAGCAGAACTACTTCAGCAGCAATGGCCCCAGAATGGCTGAAAGCAACGATGTCTGGTGATGCAACATCAATCCACGACATGGCTTCACAGGATCCAAACGTGCTGCTTATAACAACCGCGGCCGGCAACACCTGCCTCCACATATCCTGCGCCCAGGGTCACGAGGAGTTCTGCAAGGCTGTAGTGGCGTTGAACCCGTCTGTCCTCGCTGCCGTCAACGCAGACAATGAAACACCCCTCATCACAGCCGCCAAACGTGGTGGCCGTGCTTCCTTATCAATAGCTTCCCTTTTGCTAAAGCTTTGCCAATGTCACCAGCTGAGCAAGGCAATCACACAGAAAGACAAGAAAGGATGCAACGCACTGCACCACGCCATCCGCAGCGGCGACAGCAAGCTCGCGCTGGAGCTCATCAAGGCGGAGCCAGCATTGTCGCGAGTTTCCAACAACGACGAAGAGTCACCCTTGTTCATTGCAGCGGTGAGGAATCTTACAGATGTCGTCGGGAAACTGTTGGAGATTTCTGATGCTGCTCATGGGGGATCTGGTAAGCAAAATGCTCTGCATGCCGCCGTGAGAAATGGCAATCCAG ATATTGCTAAAAGGATTATGGAGGTACATCCTTGGATGGCCAGAGAAGAGATTGGTGATGACAAGCCTGCAGCTACTCCAACGTGGCGAGCAGTAAATGATGGCAAGATCGATGTCGTAACAGTACTGTTGAAATATGATCCGTCTCTAGGGTATCTAATGAACAGAGAAGGCAGTAGTCTTCTTTGTACCGCCGGACGTAACGGCCATGTTGCTGTTGCTCGAGAGCTTCTTAAGCATTGTCCAGATACTCCATACTGCAGCGAAACAGGCTGGACGTGTCTTCACGCAGCTGCATACTCTGATCGCATAGAGTTTGTTCGGTTTGTTCTGGGGTCAGAACAACTACGGCATCTCGTTAACATCCAAGATAAATACGGACGAACTGCTCTGCATCTCGCAGCAGAGAAGCTTAATTCGAGGATAATTTCTGCTTTATTGCTTCACCAAGGCATAGACGTCACACTGCTTAACAACGACGGTCAGACGGCCACCTCGGTTTTAACTGAAGCTTTAGCTAGCAGAAAGGACGATGACATCGACCACATCTGG AATCTTCCGAAGATGACACGTAACCACCGGACTCAGATCGCATCACTCTTTTTGTGGAGAAAGAAGAGATGTATTCTTTCCACTTGGGTTGGTCCCAAACAGCGTTCCAGCAATGGCCAAAG TCGCCTAGCAGTCCTCTCAGGTTCAGCATCGTCATCATCTTGTTGTCCTGGACCAGTTACTGAATGTGGGGTGCCTTGA